The DNA region AGCCATCTTAACCGGGTCTTTGGCTAAGGCAATACCGGTATTAAGGAGCACCCCATCCGCGCCTAATTCCATGGCCACGGCCACGTCAGACGCGGTACCCACGCCAGCGTCAACTATCACCGGCACTTTCAACCGGCTGATAATAATCTGGATATTCATAGGGTTGACTATGCCCAATCCCGAACCAATCGGCGCGCCCAGCGGCATGACGCAGGCCGCGCCGGCATCCTCCAAACGAAGCGCCGTAATCAAATCATCCGAGCTGTACGGCAATACCGTAAACCCTTCTTTGACCAGAATCTTGGTCGCCTCAATCAATCCCATCAAATCCGGGTAAAGCGTCTTTTCATCGCCGATTACCTCGATTTTGACCATATCGGACAGTCCCACTTCGCGCCCCAGCCGGGCCGTGCGCACGGCCTCATCGACCGAATAACAGCCGGCCGTGTTGGGCAGAATCTTGTACTTCTTGGTATCGATATAATCCAAGAGCGACTCGCTGTCTTTATTGCCGGAAAGAGCCGATTTCAGGTTTACCCGCCGAACCGCCACGGTCACGCAATCGGTGCCGGATGCCTCCAAAGCCTCTTTCATCAGCGGGAATGTCGCATACTTGCCCGTGCCGACAAACATCCGGGAATTGAATTCGTATTTGCCAATCTTCAATTTCTTATCCATCGGTTAACCTCCGCCTACGAACGATATTATCTCTACTTTATCATCCTGCTTGATAACATATTTATCAAAGTCAGTTTTGGGAATAATCTGCAGGTTGACCTCTACAGCCACCTGATTGGTAACGATACCGGACTTTTCCAGCAATCCTCTAACCGTCAACCCTTCAGCCAGTTCTTTTTTCTCGCCGTTAACTGTTATGTGCATAACCGAATTATCAATTGCGGTTTACCAGCTGATTAAACAGAGCCAGCGCTTCTTCGACCTTGTCCGGCCGCTTGCCGCCGGCCTGGGCCATATCCTTCCGGCCGCCGCCGCTTCCCTCAATCACCTTGGCCACCTCTTTAATCAGGCTGACCGCGTTAAAATCATCCTTAACCAACGACTGGTGCATCATCAGCAACAGGTTGACCTTGTTCTCACTGACCGTGCCTAATAGTGCAATCACCGGTTCGTTAACACCCTTGATAATATCAGTGATATTGCGCAGATCATCAACAGTCTTGTTTTCTAATACTTCTGCAATCACCCGGCATTTGCCGGATGCCATGGCGCAGGCTTTGGCCAGCAAAGCATGGGCAATCTCTTTATTATCGCCCTTGCGGTGCTTGGCCAGTTCCTGTTGTTGCTCTTTAAGCTGGTTCTGGAGCGCCTTGATTTTAGCTGACAACTGTGCCGGCGGCGCCGATAAAAGCTCGGCCGCCTCAACCAGATGAGCCTCGTTCTCCCGAACATATTTAACGGCCGGTTCTCCGCTCAACCCTTCTATCCGGCGAGTGCCGGCCGCAATAGACGCGTCGCTGAGTATTTTGAAATATCCGATATCGCCGGTCTGATGAACGTGCGAACCGCCGCACAGTTCCCGGCTGTAATCTGAAATCTTGACCAGCCTGACCTTCTCCCCGTATTTATCGCCGAAGAAAGCCAACGCCCCTTGATTCTTGGCATCTTCAAGCGTGGTTGTTTTGATGTCAACCTTGCCGTTTTCCATAACGCGCCGGTTGACCAAGTCCTCAATTGCCTTTATCTCATCACGGCTAAGTGCCGCGAAATGGCTGTAATCAAAACGGAACCGGTCCGGAGCCACCAGCGAGCCGGCCTGCTCGATATGAGCGCCAACAATAGTGCGCAATGCATTCTGGAGCAGGTGGGTAGCCGTGTGGTTGCGGGTAATGGCCATACGCCGTTCGGCATCAACCACGCCTTCCAGCTCGTCGCCAACCTTTAACGAACCCTTCTTAACCTTGCCGATATGCAGAAAATATTTATCCAGCTTCTGGGTATCGGTCACGGTAATATGGGCTTTATCTGATGATAATTTCCCCATATCACCCACCTGTCCGCCCGATTCGGCGTAAAATGACGTCCGGTCCGTGATAATTCCCACTTCGGTACCGGCTTCAGCCGACTGGATAACCTTGCCTTCAGCCAGGATGGCCTCAACTTTCATCTTGGCGACCAATGTTTCGTTGCCCAGATAAACAGTCTCGGACAGGATATTCCTGATTTCATCCAGCGGTGTCTTGGCAAAAACTGAATCAGCTATTTTAGACGATGCCCGGGCCGATTCCTTCTGCTTTGACATAGCCGCCTCGTAACCGGTAATATCCAGCCGAAAACCCTTTTCAGCCAGAATTGATTCGGTCAGGTCAATCGGAAACCCGTAAGTATCGTAAAGTTTGAAAGCATCCTCGCCTGGAAAAACCTTAGACGATTTGGCTACTTTCTTGATAGTTTCATCCAACAATACCATTCCCTGTTCCACGGTTTCCAGGAACTTTTCCTCTTCGGCTTTGATTATCCGTACGATATGCTCGCGCCGGCCGACCAATTCCGGATAGCCGGACTTCATCACTTCAATCACGGAAGGAATAATCTTATGCATAAACGGCTTGTTAAGGCCCATAGTCATGCCGTCACGCACAGCCCGCCGAAGGATGCGGCGTTCGACGTAACCGCGGCCTTCGTTCGACGGCAACACACCGTCCGATATAAGCATCACCAGCGCCCGGCTGTGGTCGGCAATGCGCCTGATTCGGGCTGTGTTCTCCGGGATGCTCGCCTCGGCCGACTTCTGGTCAGCCGTCACCTCTATCAAGCCATCAATATATTTTATAATATGCTTGAATATATCAATATCAAAATTACTCCGGACGCCCTGCATCACGGCAGAGATACGCTCCAGCCCCATGCCGGTATCGATGTTCTTCTGGGCCAGCGGCACCAGTTCATCCACGTCGCGCCGGTCGAATTCCATAAATACCAGGTTCCAGATT from Candidatus Brocadiia bacterium includes:
- a CDS encoding thiazole synthase, with protein sequence MDKKLKIGKYEFNSRMFVGTGKYATFPLMKEALEASGTDCVTVAVRRVNLKSALSGNKDSESLLDYIDTKKYKILPNTAGCYSVDEAVRTARLGREVGLSDMVKIEVIGDEKTLYPDLMGLIEATKILVKEGFTVLPYSSDDLITALRLEDAGAACVMPLGAPIGSGLGIVNPMNIQIIISRLKVPVIVDAGVGTASDVAVAMELGADGVLLNTGIALAKDPVKMARAMKLACEAGRESFLAGRIPKKYFEASASSPKDGKISQ
- the thiS gene encoding sulfur carrier protein ThiS, yielding MHITVNGEKKELAEGLTVRGLLEKSGIVTNQVAVEVNLQIIPKTDFDKYVIKQDDKVEIISFVGGG
- the alaS gene encoding alanine--tRNA ligase gives rise to the protein MKVDELRKLFLEFFQEKGHQVCPSDSLVPANDPTLLFTGAGMNQFKDYFLGRVKPLFKRATTSQKCLRTGDIEKVGRTSAHHTFFEMLGNFSFGDYFKKEAIQWAWEFLTVRLKIPAEQLRISVYKDDHEAYRIWNKEIGIPEKMIYRLGPEGNFWPANAPAEGPNGPCGPCSEIYYDYGESVGCGLLECGVACDCGRFVEIWNLVFMEFDRRDVDELVPLAQKNIDTGMGLERISAVMQGVRSNFDIDIFKHIIKYIDGLIEVTADQKSAEASIPENTARIRRIADHSRALVMLISDGVLPSNEGRGYVERRILRRAVRDGMTMGLNKPFMHKIIPSVIEVMKSGYPELVGRREHIVRIIKAEEEKFLETVEQGMVLLDETIKKVAKSSKVFPGEDAFKLYDTYGFPIDLTESILAEKGFRLDITGYEAAMSKQKESARASSKIADSVFAKTPLDEIRNILSETVYLGNETLVAKMKVEAILAEGKVIQSAEAGTEVGIITDRTSFYAESGGQVGDMGKLSSDKAHITVTDTQKLDKYFLHIGKVKKGSLKVGDELEGVVDAERRMAITRNHTATHLLQNALRTIVGAHIEQAGSLVAPDRFRFDYSHFAALSRDEIKAIEDLVNRRVMENGKVDIKTTTLEDAKNQGALAFFGDKYGEKVRLVKISDYSRELCGGSHVHQTGDIGYFKILSDASIAAGTRRIEGLSGEPAVKYVRENEAHLVEAAELLSAPPAQLSAKIKALQNQLKEQQQELAKHRKGDNKEIAHALLAKACAMASGKCRVIAEVLENKTVDDLRNITDIIKGVNEPVIALLGTVSENKVNLLLMMHQSLVKDDFNAVSLIKEVAKVIEGSGGGRKDMAQAGGKRPDKVEEALALFNQLVNRN